In Thalassoglobus sp. JC818, the following are encoded in one genomic region:
- a CDS encoding BON domain-containing protein codes for MQSLSTKKRSTAARRPFSNGTRVEPSSSCEHQQLQTDLRHSFYCEGHHRLNGIEVSVQDDTVVLSGKVSTYYQLQLAQTIAMNSIDGMELQNEIEVC; via the coding sequence ATGCAATCCCTCTCTACGAAGAAGCGTTCCACAGCTGCACGACGTCCCTTTTCGAATGGAACTCGAGTGGAACCTTCAAGTTCCTGTGAACATCAGCAATTGCAGACAGACTTACGACACAGCTTTTACTGCGAGGGTCATCATCGTCTCAACGGGATCGAGGTTTCCGTGCAAGACGATACCGTTGTCCTCTCGGGCAAAGTCTCTACCTATTACCAACTTCAACTCGCTCAAACGATTGCAATGAACTCCATCGACGGAATGGAACTTCAAAACGAAATTGAGGTTTGTTGA
- a CDS encoding Do family serine endopeptidase encodes MKKIGTNLALAIALSGGVFLGMAAIGVSQPDSKVALAPPVTHSPSDLSLAFREVSERVLPAVVSISTESRPREMAGNMGGQQLNPQQEEMFRRFFGDDERFQDMFRNPQQTPRRQMGSGSGFIVHPDGVILTNSHVVEGADRVTVRLSDGREVEAKSWNFDPRSDVAVVRIETSEELPFVSLGESDGMQIGDWVLALGNPLNVGTTVTAGIVSATGRAPGINEREDYIQTDAAINPGNSGGPLVNLHGEVIGINTAISTRSGGYDGIGFAIPSNMVRWVADQLIEDGHVKRSYLGVQLQMLTSDLRSHLGLSVGEGALISEVFPETPAANAGLKPGDIIVEFAGQKIADRDSLVEIVEQSQPGQEYSVKVIREGKRQRLDVRLEEMPGDYTAALKRGMRQRPGAEAAPETSEVSKLGLEIVELDSDLASQLNLEGNVSGVLVKSVKSGSPAEESGLRAGDIIQRVGQKEVDSIDEFASAIDGLSVSDGILLHIKRDRGSAFVLLKSAD; translated from the coding sequence GTGAAAAAAATAGGGACAAACCTTGCTCTTGCGATCGCCCTCAGCGGAGGAGTTTTCCTCGGGATGGCAGCCATCGGCGTTTCGCAACCTGATTCGAAAGTGGCGCTTGCGCCGCCTGTTACCCATTCGCCAAGTGATCTGTCGCTGGCGTTTCGGGAAGTCTCTGAAAGAGTCCTGCCAGCAGTGGTATCGATCTCGACCGAGTCTCGCCCCCGGGAAATGGCAGGCAACATGGGTGGGCAGCAGCTCAATCCTCAACAGGAAGAGATGTTCCGACGTTTTTTCGGTGACGATGAACGATTCCAGGACATGTTCCGGAATCCGCAACAGACACCGCGTCGACAGATGGGATCCGGGTCCGGATTCATCGTTCATCCGGACGGTGTGATTCTGACCAACAGCCATGTCGTCGAAGGTGCCGATCGAGTGACCGTTCGCCTTTCTGACGGACGTGAGGTTGAAGCCAAGTCCTGGAACTTTGATCCTCGCTCTGACGTGGCTGTCGTTCGAATTGAAACCAGCGAAGAACTTCCGTTCGTGTCGCTTGGAGAAAGCGATGGAATGCAGATTGGTGACTGGGTCCTGGCATTGGGGAATCCACTCAACGTGGGAACCACTGTGACTGCGGGCATCGTGAGTGCAACCGGCCGCGCACCAGGAATCAATGAACGCGAGGACTACATTCAGACGGATGCTGCGATCAACCCTGGAAACAGCGGCGGACCGCTCGTCAACTTGCATGGCGAAGTGATCGGGATCAACACCGCGATCTCAACCCGCAGCGGAGGATACGACGGGATTGGATTTGCTATTCCGTCCAACATGGTTCGATGGGTCGCTGACCAACTGATCGAAGACGGCCATGTGAAGCGTTCTTACCTGGGTGTGCAATTGCAGATGTTGACAAGCGATCTTCGCAGCCATCTAGGATTGTCCGTTGGAGAAGGTGCTCTCATTTCAGAAGTCTTCCCTGAAACACCTGCAGCGAATGCAGGTCTGAAACCGGGAGACATTATCGTTGAGTTCGCCGGACAGAAAATCGCCGATCGCGACAGCCTTGTGGAAATTGTTGAGCAATCGCAACCGGGGCAAGAGTACTCAGTGAAAGTCATTCGAGAAGGGAAGCGTCAGCGCCTCGATGTCAGACTCGAAGAAATGCCTGGTGACTACACCGCAGCACTGAAGCGAGGAATGCGTCAACGACCCGGAGCGGAAGCAGCCCCGGAGACTTCAGAAGTTTCGAAGCTTGGATTGGAAATCGTCGAACTCGACTCCGACCTCGCTTCCCAGCTGAACCTGGAAGGAAACGTTTCCGGTGTTCTCGTCAAGAGTGTGAAGTCCGGATCACCTGCTGAGGAATCTGGACTCCGTGCTGGCGACATCATTCAACGTGTCGGCCAGAAAGAAGTCGACTCGATTGATGAGTTTGCGTCAGCGATTGATGGGCTTTCAGTTTCTGATGGAATTCTGTTGCACATCAAGCGTGACCGAGGTTCGGCTTTCGTCCTCCTCAAATCGGCTGACTAG
- a CDS encoding NAD(P)H-hydrate epimerase, whose amino-acid sequence MSQVVLTREQVRDVDRVAIEEFGMPGIVLMENAARGIVELLLRQYDSGQVLIACGVGNNGGDGFAVARHLANRGIDVSIIIVGDSSKLTGDAAINESIARKMGIPIDMLSDSIDLKGVTTKFQEAAWVIDALLGTGTKGRARSPYLEVIELMNQSQASVLSVDLPSGMDCDDGPIEGATVCADVTGTFVAQKPGLLLNGSANFTGPVEVIDIGQPAKIIEIVRSM is encoded by the coding sequence ATGTCGCAGGTTGTTTTGACGCGTGAGCAAGTTCGGGATGTCGATCGAGTTGCGATTGAAGAGTTTGGGATGCCGGGGATTGTGTTGATGGAAAACGCAGCCCGGGGAATTGTCGAGTTGCTTCTGCGGCAATACGACTCAGGACAGGTGCTTATTGCTTGTGGTGTTGGCAACAACGGAGGAGATGGGTTTGCAGTCGCGCGACACTTGGCAAATCGTGGAATTGATGTCTCGATCATCATTGTCGGCGATTCTTCGAAACTGACAGGCGATGCCGCCATCAATGAGTCAATTGCGAGGAAGATGGGGATTCCGATTGATATGCTCTCTGACTCGATCGATTTGAAAGGGGTGACGACGAAGTTTCAGGAAGCTGCCTGGGTCATTGATGCACTCTTGGGAACTGGAACGAAAGGCCGTGCTCGAAGCCCGTATCTGGAAGTCATCGAACTGATGAACCAGTCCCAAGCTTCGGTTCTCTCAGTCGACCTGCCGTCAGGAATGGACTGTGATGACGGTCCCATCGAAGGGGCAACGGTTTGCGCAGACGTCACTGGAACATTCGTCGCTCAGAAACCGGGACTCTTGCTTAATGGAAGTGCGAACTTCACCGGGCCAGTCGAAGTGATCGATATCGGTCAGCCCGCGAAAATCATTGAAATTGTGCGTTCGATGTAA
- a CDS encoding GNAT family N-acetyltransferase has protein sequence MIEFVEFQTDSPLYRQFCELRNDVLRRPLGLSLFDEDLSDEDSSWHFVLYDQGILAGVILTPLEDAKQPTVKLRQMCVCPSRSRQGFGKELVERVEVIARARGVHKVTMSARVTAESFYRKLGYESVGAPFLSVGIPHVTMEKELQLMTSEQR, from the coding sequence ATGATCGAGTTCGTTGAATTTCAAACCGATTCTCCGTTGTACCGCCAATTCTGTGAGTTGCGGAATGATGTCTTGCGTCGCCCACTGGGATTGTCTTTGTTCGATGAGGACTTAAGTGACGAAGATTCAAGCTGGCACTTTGTACTGTATGACCAAGGCATCTTGGCTGGTGTGATTTTGACCCCACTCGAAGATGCCAAGCAGCCGACGGTCAAGCTTCGACAGATGTGCGTTTGTCCGTCGAGGAGTCGGCAAGGGTTCGGCAAAGAACTTGTCGAGCGGGTCGAAGTTATCGCTCGAGCGAGAGGTGTTCACAAGGTGACGATGTCAGCAAGAGTCACGGCGGAGTCTTTCTATCGCAAGCTTGGATACGAATCGGTCGGTGCTCCATTTTTGAGTGTCGGAATCCCACATGTCACAATGGAAAAAGAATTGCAGCTGATGACGTCAGAACAGCGATGA
- a CDS encoding PQQ-binding-like beta-propeller repeat protein, translated as MSRTRWHLCALALVLSSAVLSTSLSADDWPQWMGPSRDNVWRESNLIERFPDGGPKIVWRTPVSGGYSGPAVAHSRVVVTDYLTQEDVNVENFQRKQFSGTERVHCLNELTGEVFWTHQYPVNYEISYPAGPRCTPVLTENFVYTLGAEGNLFCLNLQNGEVVWAKNFTEEYNVQTPLWGYAGHPLLDGDRLICIVGGNGTHAVAFHSQTGEELWRTRSSSQQGYSPPLIAELAGMRQLLLFQPSEVAAVNPENGESYWSIPYEATNGSTIMSPIVSGNFIYVGGYSNKNMLIKVSDDGRNAEVVWKDLPKQAVSPINVQPMRVDETILGFDQNGLLYGVDMMNGNRIWHTGELLNTDRPIGSGTAFFVRQEDRYWIFNELGELVIAKMSRDGYEEIDRAKVIDQTNTAFGRDVVWSMPAYANQRAYIRNGRECICVDLAK; from the coding sequence ATGTCCAGGACTCGCTGGCATCTTTGTGCTCTGGCGCTTGTTTTAAGTTCAGCGGTGTTGTCGACCAGTCTTTCGGCCGACGACTGGCCTCAATGGATGGGACCTTCTCGAGACAACGTTTGGCGCGAAAGCAACCTCATCGAACGCTTTCCAGATGGTGGTCCCAAGATTGTCTGGCGCACTCCGGTTTCTGGCGGGTACTCCGGACCAGCGGTCGCTCACAGCCGCGTTGTCGTCACCGATTACCTAACACAGGAAGATGTGAACGTCGAGAACTTCCAACGGAAGCAGTTCAGCGGGACAGAACGAGTTCACTGCCTGAATGAGCTAACCGGAGAAGTCTTCTGGACACATCAGTATCCCGTCAACTACGAAATCTCCTATCCCGCAGGTCCACGCTGCACTCCCGTCTTGACGGAGAATTTCGTTTATACTCTCGGAGCTGAAGGCAACCTCTTCTGCCTCAACCTTCAAAATGGCGAAGTCGTCTGGGCGAAGAATTTCACCGAAGAGTACAACGTTCAAACTCCGCTTTGGGGATACGCTGGCCACCCACTTCTCGACGGAGACCGCTTGATCTGCATCGTCGGCGGTAACGGAACTCACGCTGTGGCGTTTCACTCTCAAACCGGGGAAGAACTCTGGCGTACGCGATCCTCGAGTCAACAAGGCTACTCACCACCTCTCATTGCCGAACTTGCCGGCATGCGGCAGCTTCTCCTCTTCCAACCTTCGGAAGTCGCAGCCGTAAATCCGGAAAACGGCGAGTCGTACTGGTCGATCCCCTACGAAGCGACAAACGGCTCGACAATCATGTCTCCGATCGTCTCCGGGAACTTTATCTACGTCGGCGGCTATTCGAACAAGAACATGCTCATCAAAGTTTCCGATGATGGACGCAACGCGGAGGTCGTCTGGAAAGATCTTCCCAAGCAGGCTGTCTCTCCGATCAATGTTCAACCAATGCGGGTCGACGAGACGATTCTCGGGTTCGACCAAAACGGGCTTCTGTACGGAGTCGATATGATGAATGGCAACCGCATCTGGCACACCGGCGAACTGCTCAACACTGATCGACCGATCGGTTCAGGAACCGCATTCTTCGTTCGCCAGGAAGATCGATACTGGATCTTCAACGAACTCGGCGAACTCGTCATCGCCAAAATGTCGCGTGATGGCTACGAAGAAATCGACCGGGCCAAAGTCATCGACCAGACGAACACAGCCTTCGGAAGAGATGTCGTCTGGAGTATGCCCGCCTACGCAAATCAAAGAGCCTACATCCGCAACGGCCGTGAATGCATTTGCGTCGACCTCGCCAAGTAG
- a CDS encoding sulfatase-like hydrolase/transferase: MSMKRFALLFTAILMIGPSLHAQETEGSEKSRPNIIYIMADELGYYELGCMGNTQIETPNIDRMAKEGILFTNARAGSSVCAPTRCCLMTGLHSGHTSVRSNGGGTPLRAEEETVASLLHDQGYATGGFGKWGCGGRGSTGVPEDHGFDIFLGYYDQVHAHSYYPPYIIKNSEEVLLENNHGLSEGETYSHYVIMEEGLDFLKKNKDRPFFGYFPITPPHGLFDIPDSDPAWQIYKDQDWPESAKRYAAMVTMVDRNVGEILDLLQELDLDEKTLVFFSGDNGGNDYFKSADHPRGFFGANVHPETGVEFRGTKGTLYEGGLRIPMIARWPGHIAPNRISDLRWYFPDLLPTACDVAGIAIPKDIDGISILPELLGKEQPQHEFLYWEIGNQTAVLWNDWKTFRARPEADWQLYNLKSDPSEESNIADKHPDVLKQMIAMAESAHTPVVEGTFFNRDLHEKDRRAKFGDNVPANFKSSSVKHDLDRRGLVDVKSMKVVRFSSQAEGNSKLAQHAIDGNPATHWHTEFQPARQEHPHELVIDLGKSRSLSGLRYLARQDEGWNGAVREFDLFVSNDPESFGRPVLTSSFEKKKNSQELKFPEAKGRYVLFRTKSAFNSGPWASVSEIGFLESN; this comes from the coding sequence ATGTCCATGAAACGATTCGCCCTACTCTTCACCGCCATCCTGATGATCGGCCCCTCTCTCCATGCTCAGGAGACAGAAGGGAGTGAAAAATCGCGGCCAAACATCATCTACATCATGGCAGATGAACTCGGCTACTACGAACTGGGATGCATGGGGAACACTCAGATCGAAACCCCTAATATCGACAGAATGGCGAAAGAGGGAATCCTTTTCACGAACGCTCGCGCCGGATCGTCGGTGTGCGCTCCAACTCGTTGCTGCCTGATGACAGGTCTGCATTCGGGTCACACCTCCGTAAGATCTAACGGCGGCGGAACTCCTTTAAGAGCCGAAGAGGAAACCGTGGCGTCGCTGCTCCATGACCAGGGATACGCCACCGGAGGATTTGGAAAGTGGGGATGTGGAGGCCGCGGATCAACCGGCGTTCCGGAGGACCATGGTTTCGACATCTTCCTTGGGTACTACGATCAGGTTCACGCCCACAGCTACTATCCCCCTTACATCATCAAGAACAGCGAAGAGGTTCTTCTCGAAAACAACCACGGACTCAGCGAAGGCGAAACCTATTCCCATTATGTCATCATGGAAGAAGGTCTCGATTTCCTGAAGAAGAACAAGGACCGTCCATTTTTCGGGTACTTCCCAATTACACCTCCGCACGGACTGTTCGACATTCCGGACTCCGATCCAGCCTGGCAAATCTATAAAGACCAAGACTGGCCTGAATCCGCAAAGCGCTACGCAGCCATGGTCACGATGGTGGACCGCAATGTCGGTGAAATCCTGGATCTTCTTCAAGAACTCGATCTGGATGAGAAAACTCTCGTCTTCTTCAGTGGCGACAACGGAGGGAACGACTATTTCAAAAGTGCAGACCACCCACGTGGTTTTTTCGGAGCCAACGTTCACCCAGAAACTGGAGTCGAATTCCGCGGAACGAAGGGCACCTTGTATGAAGGCGGTCTCCGAATTCCGATGATCGCCCGCTGGCCCGGCCATATCGCCCCGAACAGAATCAGTGACTTGCGTTGGTATTTCCCCGATCTGCTTCCGACAGCTTGTGATGTCGCAGGAATTGCAATTCCGAAAGACATTGACGGGATCTCAATTCTTCCCGAACTGCTCGGCAAAGAGCAGCCACAACATGAATTTCTCTACTGGGAAATCGGCAACCAAACCGCCGTTCTGTGGAATGACTGGAAAACATTCCGCGCTCGCCCCGAGGCAGACTGGCAACTCTACAATCTGAAGTCCGACCCGAGTGAAGAATCTAACATTGCGGACAAGCATCCTGACGTGCTGAAGCAAATGATCGCGATGGCTGAGAGCGCTCACACGCCCGTCGTCGAGGGAACGTTCTTCAATCGAGATCTGCACGAAAAGGATCGGCGAGCGAAATTTGGAGACAACGTTCCAGCCAACTTTAAGTCATCCTCGGTGAAACACGATCTGGATCGACGCGGGTTGGTCGACGTGAAGTCGATGAAAGTCGTTCGATTCAGCAGCCAGGCTGAAGGCAACTCCAAACTCGCTCAACATGCGATCGACGGAAACCCAGCAACACATTGGCACACCGAATTCCAACCTGCTCGTCAGGAACATCCCCACGAACTCGTCATCGACCTCGGAAAATCACGTTCGCTTTCCGGGTTGCGATACCTCGCACGTCAGGATGAGGGATGGAACGGGGCCGTCAGAGAATTCGACCTCTTCGTCTCCAACGATCCAGAGTCCTTCGGTCGCCCCGTTTTAACTTCCTCATTTGAGAAGAAGAAAAACTCACAGGAACTGAAATTTCCCGAAGCAAAGGGGCGATACGTCCTCTTTAGGACGAAATCAGCTTTCAACAGCGGACCGTGGGCTTCCGTGTCCGAGATTGGTTTCCTCGAGTCGAACTGA
- a CDS encoding response regulator transcription factor, whose amino-acid sequence MLQAVEQTSSGQKSGGSKPIHVMMIDSSRAWLESLPLALHRYGFLRVIARATTIHDSFDQIAKLAPEILLVDGELYQRGFRELSEAVSIRTGECRIALLAQSLTDAQLQIAIQNQVRGFLSIADTTDQIANSLEVLMVTGTAISPSLQERISSDRTGKLTVSRRTDFSGLTNRQLEVLTHLASGLRVKDIASIMDVSDKAIESHKFRIMGRLKIRDRVQLCRWAIREGLIAP is encoded by the coding sequence ATGCTGCAAGCAGTTGAACAGACATCATCAGGCCAGAAATCCGGCGGCTCAAAACCAATTCACGTGATGATGATTGACTCATCACGTGCATGGCTTGAATCACTTCCGTTGGCTTTGCACCGATACGGATTCCTCCGAGTGATTGCACGAGCCACAACGATTCACGACAGCTTCGACCAGATCGCCAAATTGGCTCCGGAAATCCTGCTCGTCGACGGAGAGCTTTATCAACGCGGCTTTCGCGAGTTGAGTGAAGCAGTCTCAATTCGAACTGGCGAATGCCGAATCGCTTTGCTCGCGCAGTCACTCACCGACGCACAACTTCAAATCGCCATCCAAAATCAAGTACGCGGTTTCCTCTCAATCGCAGACACGACCGACCAGATTGCGAACTCGCTCGAAGTACTCATGGTGACCGGCACTGCAATTTCGCCAAGTCTTCAAGAGCGAATTTCATCAGATCGAACCGGAAAGTTAACTGTCTCCCGTCGAACAGATTTCAGCGGACTCACCAACCGGCAACTGGAAGTACTGACACACCTCGCATCAGGACTTCGAGTCAAAGACATTGCTTCAATAATGGATGTTTCTGACAAAGCGATTGAAAGTCATAAATTCCGAATTATGGGCCGCTTGAAAATCCGCGATCGAGTTCAGCTATGCCGATGGGCCATTCGCGAAGGACTCATTGCTCCATAA
- a CDS encoding sigma-54 dependent transcriptional regulator gives MARVEGNGSGNGSGNLREVRKGSLRVIFQSRVMKTLMQRAQHFARSSAAVLINGESGTGKELFAREIHRQSFRAEKPYVQVNCAALSEQLIESELFGHEVGAFTGAVASRAGRLEEAKDGTLLLDEIGELPMPSQSKLLRVLEERQYQRVGSNRQLDVQARIVTATNRELGLEVQEKRFREDLWHRLNVLTLTIPPLRDRRDDIPLLVDFFLKRFQLEGEQRVERVSSSVMRQLLQYSWPGNVRQLRNSILRGCVLATSTEITSIEFPSESDWRELDFQVPDSLNDLPLEEIERRVIMSRISRCGGNKSAAAETLGVTARTLRNKMDRYRKLGLMNDECDPQHDRFHSGDVTAYGAMSPSRMAHRHS, from the coding sequence GTGGCGAGAGTTGAAGGTAATGGTTCAGGTAATGGTTCAGGTAATCTCAGAGAAGTCCGAAAAGGAAGTTTGAGAGTGATCTTTCAGTCGCGAGTCATGAAAACGTTGATGCAGCGAGCGCAGCACTTTGCCCGTTCGTCTGCTGCTGTTCTAATCAACGGGGAGAGCGGGACCGGGAAGGAACTGTTCGCGAGAGAGATTCATCGGCAGAGTTTTCGGGCCGAGAAGCCGTACGTCCAAGTCAACTGTGCTGCACTTTCTGAACAACTGATTGAAAGTGAGTTGTTTGGCCATGAAGTCGGAGCGTTTACCGGAGCTGTCGCATCTCGGGCGGGGCGATTGGAAGAAGCGAAGGACGGAACGCTGCTCCTGGATGAGATTGGCGAGTTGCCGATGCCATCACAGTCGAAACTCTTGCGCGTGCTTGAGGAAAGGCAATATCAACGCGTGGGAAGCAATCGTCAGCTCGATGTGCAAGCACGAATCGTTACTGCTACGAATCGAGAACTGGGACTGGAAGTGCAGGAGAAGCGATTCCGTGAGGACCTGTGGCATCGCCTAAACGTGCTCACGCTGACGATTCCGCCGCTACGCGATCGCCGCGATGATATCCCACTGTTGGTGGACTTCTTCCTCAAACGGTTTCAACTTGAAGGAGAGCAGCGGGTAGAACGAGTGTCCTCTTCGGTGATGCGGCAACTGCTTCAGTACTCGTGGCCGGGTAACGTTCGTCAGCTGCGGAATTCGATCCTTCGTGGATGCGTGCTGGCGACTTCAACTGAAATCACATCGATTGAATTTCCGAGTGAAAGTGATTGGAGAGAGTTGGACTTTCAAGTTCCGGACAGCTTAAATGATCTTCCGTTGGAAGAGATCGAACGTCGTGTGATCATGTCTCGGATCAGTCGCTGTGGAGGAAACAAGTCGGCCGCTGCGGAGACGTTGGGGGTGACTGCAAGAACGCTTCGAAACAAGATGGACCGGTATCGTAAACTCGGATTGATGAATGATGAATGCGATCCACAGCATGATCGATTCCATTCAGGCGATGTGACTGCTTATGGAGCAATGAGTCCTTCGCGAATGGCCCATCGGCATAGCTGA
- a CDS encoding flagellin, which produces MGLTIANNVTSLNAQNNLTRANSRLTKSVERLSSGLKINRGADGPAALVISEKQRAQISGLKQAIENTEKAVSLVQTAEGALGEINSLLLKVRTLAIDSANTGINDEDALAANQSEINNALDTIDRIANNTQFLTKKLLDGSAGINGVPNDTDVTFLQATNDTSAGSYAVAISAAAEKATITNGTAQSSALAGAENLTINGVAISLNAGLTQSQVVDRINEFTSQTGVTAEDVAGNTRLSSANFGTNASISVVSDVAAAADSSGFGNSVSTDSGVDIAGTIDGVAASGSGNVLSATSGAAQGLKIQVGTDPSNATQTVSGAQGAVSVSVNSLTFQIGANANQTANIAIGRVNPSSLGVGVNGNQFGNLSEVDVTTGAGAQDALAVVDAAIDDITNLRGDLGAFQQNTLNATANNLRATLENTVNAESVIRDTDFAEEIANFTQQQVLVQAGTAVLGNANQLPQLVLSLLG; this is translated from the coding sequence ATGGGTCTCACGATTGCCAACAACGTCACGTCACTGAACGCTCAGAATAATCTGACGCGTGCAAACTCGAGGTTAACAAAATCCGTTGAGCGACTCTCCTCCGGTCTTAAGATTAACCGGGGAGCAGACGGACCAGCCGCTCTTGTGATCTCCGAGAAACAGCGTGCTCAAATTTCCGGATTGAAGCAGGCGATCGAAAACACAGAGAAAGCTGTCTCTCTCGTCCAGACTGCTGAAGGAGCATTGGGAGAGATTAATTCACTGCTGTTGAAGGTTCGAACACTTGCTATCGATTCCGCCAACACCGGTATCAATGATGAGGACGCCCTGGCAGCGAATCAGTCGGAGATCAACAACGCTCTCGACACGATTGATCGAATCGCCAACAACACTCAGTTCCTTACAAAGAAGCTGCTCGACGGATCTGCGGGAATCAATGGCGTTCCGAACGATACAGACGTTACGTTCCTTCAGGCAACAAACGACACCTCCGCCGGTTCATATGCCGTCGCGATTTCTGCGGCTGCTGAGAAAGCCACAATAACGAACGGAACAGCACAGTCGTCTGCGTTGGCCGGGGCTGAAAACCTGACGATCAACGGAGTCGCGATTAGCTTGAACGCAGGATTGACTCAATCTCAAGTGGTCGATCGCATCAACGAATTCACTTCGCAAACAGGGGTGACTGCTGAAGACGTGGCTGGAAACACACGTCTTTCCAGTGCGAACTTTGGCACCAACGCGAGCATCAGTGTTGTTTCAGATGTTGCAGCTGCAGCTGACAGCTCCGGATTCGGCAACAGTGTTTCGACTGACTCCGGTGTTGACATCGCAGGAACAATCGATGGCGTCGCAGCCAGCGGTTCCGGAAATGTACTTAGTGCGACATCCGGAGCTGCTCAGGGATTGAAGATTCAGGTGGGAACTGATCCTTCAAACGCAACACAGACAGTTTCAGGAGCCCAGGGTGCCGTTTCGGTTTCGGTGAACTCGCTGACATTCCAGATCGGAGCCAACGCCAACCAGACAGCGAATATCGCGATCGGTCGAGTGAATCCATCTTCACTCGGAGTTGGCGTCAACGGAAATCAGTTTGGAAATCTGAGCGAAGTTGATGTGACCACAGGTGCTGGAGCCCAGGATGCACTTGCTGTCGTGGATGCTGCCATCGACGACATTACGAACTTGCGAGGTGATCTCGGGGCGTTCCAACAAAACACGTTGAATGCCACTGCGAACAACTTGCGAGCAACGCTTGAGAACACTGTGAATGCGGAATCGGTCATCCGTGACACAGACTTCGCGGAGGAGATTGCGAACTTCACTCAGCAGCAAGTTCTTGTTCAAGCCGGGACTGCTGTGTTGGGGAATGCAAACCAGTTGCCGCAGCTCGTCTTGTCTCTCCTCGGATAA